In Arcobacter ellisii, a genomic segment contains:
- a CDS encoding nucleotidyltransferase: MINDYSKYFYSKSEDNTLHSRITIPDKHINIAIENKEKLLKYIKEKLKEELDFEVKTWIQGSYKSATLIRSHKIDEKFDIDVGIYVFFNAEEEGYESHELKALLRDILIEYSNIEIATKVEKSKSKCERVSFSKLFHIDLPLYYYDDELDKLKLATSDGWIDSDPKQLQDWFYNKAKGFSDEDKAKLKRIIRYIKIWTALKWDNESFKISSLAINILVYNNFINSDNEADTFIDTVFAINEELQDKFEVLNPLTNENVLEFSSEQIKVSKIKWNLLSKTCERIRKGSLTSSTFWSLIFEHFFPIVIEEPKFDTVSNLPTLTNPPNISFKHLNSKGEVISNKISNSIIAFKNERFSFQLSNQEEYSNDCKVFWIIKNQGDIANNVNDLGHIKVLDLNDVLEEHCAYKGIHLIECQVINQYSQVEGYCSIKININGFIRPKKNPAKKKYGAK; encoded by the coding sequence ATGATTAATGATTATTCAAAATATTTTTATTCAAAAAGTGAAGATAATACACTTCATAGCAGAATTACAATCCCTGACAAACATATTAATATAGCTATTGAGAATAAAGAAAAACTTTTAAAATATATAAAAGAAAAGTTGAAAGAAGAACTTGATTTTGAAGTTAAAACTTGGATACAAGGGTCTTATAAAAGTGCAACATTAATTAGAAGTCATAAGATTGATGAAAAATTTGATATTGATGTAGGAATATATGTTTTTTTCAATGCAGAAGAGGAAGGTTATGAATCTCATGAATTAAAAGCCTTGTTAAGAGATATTTTAATTGAATATTCAAATATTGAAATTGCTACAAAAGTTGAAAAAAGTAAAAGTAAATGTGAAAGAGTTTCTTTTTCAAAACTATTTCATATTGATTTACCTTTGTATTATTATGATGATGAGTTAGATAAACTAAAATTAGCCACTAGTGATGGTTGGATAGATAGCGACCCAAAACAATTACAAGATTGGTTTTATAATAAAGCCAAAGGCTTTTCAGATGAGGATAAAGCAAAATTAAAAAGAATAATTAGATATATAAAAATTTGGACTGCTTTAAAGTGGGATAATGAAAGTTTTAAAATATCTTCATTAGCAATAAATATTCTTGTCTATAATAATTTTATTAATTCTGATAATGAGGCAGATACTTTTATTGATACAGTTTTTGCAATAAATGAAGAATTACAAGATAAATTTGAAGTTTTAAATCCATTAACAAATGAAAATGTATTAGAATTTAGCTCTGAACAAATTAAAGTATCAAAAATAAAATGGAATTTACTTTCAAAAACTTGTGAAAGAATTAGAAAAGGTTCATTAACTAGTTCAACATTTTGGTCTTTAATATTTGAACATTTCTTTCCAATTGTTATAGAAGAACCAAAATTTGATACAGTTTCAAATTTACCTACTTTAACAAATCCTCCTAATATTTCTTTTAAACACTTGAATAGTAAAGGAGAAGTGATATCTAATAAAATTAGTAATTCTATAATAGCTTTTAAAAATGAGAGATTTTCTTTCCAACTATCTAATCAAGAAGAATATAGTAATGATTGTAAAGTATTTTGGATAATCAAAAATCAAGGTGATATTGCAAATAATGTAAATGACCTTGGACATATAAAAGTTTTAGATTTAAATGATGTATTAGAAGAACATTGTGCATATAAAGGTATTCATCTTATTGAGTGTCAAGTAATTAATCAATATTCACAAGTAGAAGGATATTGCTCAATAAAAATAAATATCAATGGATTTATAAGACCAAAAAAAAATCCAGCAAAGAAAAAATATGGGGCTAAATAA
- a CDS encoding DEAD/DEAH box helicase family protein, producing the protein MTEAQTRFDLIDKELNSSGWNINDTLKVIQEYEIELDDNLPTFFDRTKRFVDYVLLNKTGQIIAVVEAKRENKAVESAKTQAEYYSRRIKNKQGFAPFIYITNGNEIEFWDSENGVPRKVLSYHSLEDLETYRKRNEKNIVLSPELLNKQIAGRHYQVEAITRTVEKLNDKHRSILWVMATGTGKTRTIISLVDILLREGFVKRVLFLADRRELARQAMDNFKEHLPNQSRQRIETETFEKDKRLYVSTYQTMMSLLKKTDISQGFFDLIVADESHRSIYNYYGQLFLKFDALKLGLTATPVDFIDRDTFKFFGTDRGNPTFAYTYEQAIEDNYLCPYEVMNVKTKFQEDGIRFNQLSKEEQEKLKNSGYTEEDIDFEGTTIEKMVVNDDTNRKILTTFMDNCYKHPISNLPAKTIIFAVSKQHAYRLEKLFNELFPQYHSKVAKVIVSELNNTEELIKEFRDVDSGFNVAISVDMLDTGIDVPSIMNLVFAKPVFSRAKFWQMIGRGTRLYDEVFTKEKFVIFDFWGNFEYFNDKPEGFEPKEQISLNRKIFNENIQLLKSLENEEFEYVKEEIKSQINSLPKDDYFIKSKATFLSNVNDTFYDNLKANLLSLGNISELIDRIEVKEPQELQFRVKVKKLQNVKIKNDTKLIEKYINSILVDIEKVRVNKSLTIVQDNLELLNKCSDGKYWFEIDFNTTNEITDKLAPLMKYKSKNEVDVVHFDLEDSISSITDIEINHPSVNIKEYEKSLLESLQKIINQSQTLQKLFIGAPLDKEDLKNLKDDLLKQGLDTQQLCKVFDCKSNDMVEILSNIINKKEYKLPFLLDRFIETHTLNSNQIEFIKAIKHYVIEKHNITRKDLMENPFTKYHKMGILGMFKGSLMNELVEIIDDKETAV; encoded by the coding sequence ATGACAGAAGCACAAACAAGATTTGATTTAATAGACAAAGAACTTAATAGTAGTGGTTGGAATATAAATGATACTCTAAAAGTTATTCAAGAGTATGAAATAGAATTAGATGACAACTTACCTACCTTTTTTGATAGAACTAAAAGATTTGTTGATTATGTGTTATTAAATAAAACTGGACAAATTATTGCTGTTGTTGAAGCTAAAAGAGAAAATAAAGCTGTGGAAAGTGCTAAAACACAAGCTGAATATTATTCAAGAAGAATTAAAAATAAACAAGGTTTTGCACCTTTTATTTATATTACAAATGGAAATGAAATAGAGTTTTGGGATAGTGAAAATGGTGTTCCAAGAAAAGTTTTATCTTACCATTCATTAGAAGATTTAGAAACTTACAGAAAAAGAAATGAAAAGAATATTGTTTTATCACCTGAATTATTAAATAAACAAATTGCAGGAAGACATTATCAAGTTGAAGCTATCACAAGAACAGTTGAAAAACTAAATGATAAACATAGAAGTATTTTATGGGTTATGGCAACTGGAACTGGTAAAACTAGAACTATTATTTCTCTTGTAGATATTTTATTAAGAGAAGGTTTTGTAAAAAGAGTTCTATTTTTAGCAGATAGAAGAGAATTAGCAAGACAAGCTATGGACAACTTCAAAGAACATTTACCTAATCAATCAAGACAAAGAATTGAAACAGAAACTTTTGAAAAAGATAAAAGATTGTATGTTTCAACTTATCAAACTATGATGTCATTACTTAAAAAAACAGATATTAGTCAAGGTTTCTTTGATTTAATAGTTGCAGATGAAAGTCATAGGAGTATTTATAATTACTATGGACAACTATTTTTAAAATTTGATGCTTTAAAGCTAGGACTTACAGCTACACCAGTAGATTTTATTGATAGAGATACTTTTAAGTTTTTTGGAACAGATAGAGGTAATCCAACATTTGCATATACTTATGAACAAGCTATTGAAGATAACTATTTATGTCCTTATGAAGTAATGAATGTAAAAACAAAGTTTCAAGAAGATGGAATAAGGTTTAATCAACTTTCAAAAGAGGAACAAGAAAAATTAAAAAATAGTGGCTATACAGAAGAAGATATAGATTTTGAAGGAACAACTATTGAAAAAATGGTTGTCAATGATGATACTAATAGAAAAATCTTAACCACTTTTATGGATAATTGTTATAAACACCCAATTTCAAATTTACCTGCAAAAACAATTATATTTGCAGTAAGTAAGCAACATGCATATAGGTTAGAAAAACTATTTAATGAATTGTTCCCTCAATACCATTCAAAAGTTGCAAAGGTTATTGTATCTGAACTAAACAACACAGAAGAACTAATTAAAGAGTTTAGGGATGTAGATAGTGGTTTTAATGTTGCTATTTCTGTTGATATGTTAGATACTGGTATTGATGTTCCTTCTATTATGAACTTAGTATTTGCAAAACCTGTGTTTAGTAGAGCAAAGTTTTGGCAAATGATAGGAAGAGGAACAAGATTATACGATGAAGTTTTTACAAAAGAAAAATTTGTAATATTTGATTTTTGGGGTAATTTTGAATATTTCAATGACAAGCCAGAAGGATTTGAACCAAAAGAACAAATATCATTAAATAGAAAAATATTTAATGAAAATATTCAACTATTAAAATCATTAGAAAATGAAGAGTTTGAATATGTAAAAGAAGAAATAAAAAGTCAAATTAATTCTCTTCCAAAAGATGACTATTTTATAAAATCAAAAGCAACATTTTTATCAAATGTGAATGATACATTTTATGACAACTTAAAAGCAAACCTTTTATCTCTTGGAAATATATCTGAACTAATTGATAGAATAGAAGTTAAAGAACCACAAGAACTTCAATTTAGGGTAAAAGTTAAAAAACTTCAAAATGTAAAAATCAAAAATGATACAAAACTAATTGAAAAATATATTAACTCTATTTTAGTTGATATTGAAAAAGTTAGAGTAAATAAATCACTTACAATAGTTCAAGATAATTTAGAACTATTAAACAAATGTAGTGATGGTAAATATTGGTTTGAAATTGATTTTAACACAACAAATGAAATAACTGATAAGTTAGCACCTCTAATGAAATATAAATCAAAAAATGAAGTTGATGTAGTTCATTTTGATTTAGAAGATAGTATTTCAAGTATTACAGATATTGAAATAAATCACCCATCTGTAAATATAAAAGAGTATGAAAAAAGTTTATTGGAATCACTTCAAAAGATAATAAATCAATCACAAACTTTACAAAAACTATTTATTGGTGCTCCACTTGATAAAGAAGATTTGAAAAACCTAAAAGATGATTTATTAAAACAAGGGTTAGATACTCAACAACTTTGTAAAGTATTTGATTGTAAATCAAATGATATGGTTGAGATTTTAAGCAATATCATCAATAAAAAAGAGTATAAACTTCCCTTTTTACTTGATAGGTTTATAGAAACTCACACTTTAAACTCAAATCAAATTGAGTTTATAAAAGCTATAAAACACTATGTAATAGAAAAACATAATATTACAAGAAAAGATTTAATGGAAAATCCATTTACAAAATATCATAAAATGGGAATATTAGGTATGTTTAAAGGTAGCCTAATGAATGAATTAGTTGAGATAATAGATGATAAGGAAACTGCTGTATGA
- a CDS encoding restriction endonuclease subunit S: MIDNLPNGWRVEKLGNLVKRMHQGINTAADKVEFSNSGYPILQTKNISKGIIDFNDTKYMNNEYWEKYKEKYKPKINDILLANIGTIGKNVIVKEESDYLIHWNIFLIEPNQTLITTNYLKSFFDKLYNQNYYDLFLKGGTVKFISKSFLIDLQIPIPPLQQQEKIVKVLDLTSNLIKKQKELLEKYDLFLKSKFIEMFGEPVSNPKGWSLGKLKDLFLQVNYGTSSKANEENKGFPILRMNNITYSGHLNVSDLKHIELSEKDLKKFILEKGDILFNRTNSKELVGKTTVFNLDEQYSFAGYLVRAKVNDKADPYFISYFLNSDYGKAVLLNMAKNIVGMANINAQEMQSIDCYIPPIELQNQFASIVEKIETIKEKENQKLKQLEDLHNSMMQKAFKGEI; this comes from the coding sequence ATGATAGATAATCTTCCAAATGGTTGGAGAGTTGAAAAATTAGGAAATCTTGTAAAAAGAATGCATCAAGGTATAAACACAGCAGCAGATAAAGTTGAGTTTAGCAATAGTGGTTATCCTATTTTACAAACAAAAAATATTTCAAAAGGTATTATAGATTTTAATGATACCAAATATATGAATAATGAATATTGGGAAAAATATAAAGAAAAGTATAAACCTAAAATTAATGATATATTACTAGCAAATATAGGAACAATAGGAAAAAATGTAATAGTAAAAGAAGAATCTGACTATTTGATACACTGGAATATTTTTTTAATTGAACCTAATCAAACTCTTATAACTACTAATTATTTAAAAAGTTTTTTTGATAAATTATATAATCAAAATTACTATGATTTATTTTTGAAAGGTGGAACAGTTAAGTTTATTAGTAAAAGTTTTCTTATTGATTTACAAATACCAATCCCACCACTTCAACAACAAGAAAAAATAGTAAAAGTTCTTGATTTAACTTCAAATCTAATTAAAAAACAAAAAGAACTTTTAGAAAAATATGATTTATTTTTAAAATCAAAGTTTATAGAAATGTTTGGAGAACCAGTTTCTAATCCAAAGGGTTGGAGCTTAGGTAAGTTAAAAGATTTGTTTTTACAAGTTAATTATGGAACTTCTTCAAAAGCAAATGAAGAAAATAAAGGTTTCCCAATATTAAGAATGAATAATATAACTTATTCTGGTCATCTTAATGTTAGTGATTTAAAACATATTGAATTAAGTGAAAAAGATTTAAAAAAGTTTATTCTTGAAAAAGGTGATATATTATTTAACAGAACAAATAGTAAAGAACTTGTAGGAAAAACTACTGTTTTTAATTTAGATGAACAATATAGTTTTGCAGGATACTTAGTTAGAGCAAAAGTAAATGATAAGGCTGATCCATATTTTATATCTTATTTTTTAAATAGTGATTATGGGAAAGCAGTATTATTGAATATGGCTAAGAATATAGTTGGTATGGCTAATATTAATGCACAAGAGATGCAAAGCATTGATTGTTATATTCCCCCAATTGAACTTCAAAATCAATTTGCTTCAATAGTTGAAAAAATTGAAACTATAAAAGAAAAAGAAAATCAAAAACTAAAACAACTTGAAGATTTACATAATTCTATGATGCAGAAAGCATTTAAAGGAGAGATTTAA
- a CDS encoding N-6 DNA methylase — protein MFVRSEVKSKIDSIWNKFWSGGIANPLNAIEQITALIFLKLLNENDNKAILQSSFTGEKYVSLFENDKMAKWDNFKDLDSETMLNTVRDTAFPFIKKYNEGTEFNKSLKDLAFIITKPSLLSETVEGIEQIFNILEEDEEGFMDSLGDMYEYLLSEISSSGKNGQFRTPRHIIQFITALVNPQIGEKVFDPSCGTAGFLVSAYSHMLKPYTEKGGKLGANLTDSKLWDKLSNETFYGNDSDISMIRISMMNMMLHDISNPHIKQADTLSKSYNEKDMYQCVLANPPFKGSIDKEDQNENFSITSTKTELLFLDLIERVLDIGGRCGVIIPDGVLFGSSNAHKTLRKNLLERNELKAVISMPSGVFKPYAGVSTAVLVFVKGGKTDKVWFYDMEADGYSLDDKRNKIEANDIPDILEQYSKKDSEGYKNTKKHFFVDIKDIKDNDYDLSINRYKTIEYEEVEYAPTEEILAEIESLSSEINSDLRELKILI, from the coding sequence ATGTTTGTAAGAAGTGAAGTAAAAAGTAAAATTGATAGTATTTGGAATAAATTTTGGAGTGGTGGAATTGCAAATCCATTAAATGCAATTGAACAAATAACAGCACTAATATTTTTAAAACTATTAAATGAAAATGACAATAAAGCAATTTTACAAAGTTCATTTACTGGTGAGAAATATGTATCACTTTTTGAAAATGACAAAATGGCTAAATGGGATAACTTTAAAGATTTAGATAGTGAAACTATGCTTAATACTGTAAGAGATACTGCATTTCCTTTTATTAAAAAATACAATGAGGGAACAGAGTTTAATAAATCATTAAAAGACTTAGCATTTATTATCACAAAACCATCTTTACTGAGTGAAACAGTTGAGGGAATTGAGCAAATCTTTAATATCTTAGAAGAAGATGAAGAAGGATTTATGGATAGTTTAGGAGATATGTATGAGTATCTTTTAAGTGAAATAAGTTCAAGTGGTAAAAATGGACAATTTAGAACTCCAAGACATATCATTCAATTTATAACTGCACTTGTAAATCCTCAAATTGGAGAAAAAGTATTTGACCCAAGTTGTGGAACAGCAGGATTTTTAGTTAGTGCTTATTCTCATATGTTAAAACCTTACACAGAAAAAGGTGGAAAATTAGGTGCTAATTTAACAGATAGTAAATTATGGGATAAACTATCAAATGAAACATTCTATGGGAATGATAGTGATATTTCAATGATTAGAATTTCTATGATGAATATGATGTTGCATGATATTTCTAATCCTCATATAAAACAAGCTGATACACTTTCAAAAAGTTATAATGAAAAAGATATGTATCAATGTGTTTTAGCTAATCCACCATTTAAAGGAAGTATTGACAAGGAAGACCAAAATGAAAACTTCTCAATTACTTCAACTAAAACAGAACTTTTATTTTTAGATTTAATAGAAAGGGTTTTAGATATAGGGGGAAGATGTGGAGTTATTATCCCTGATGGAGTTTTATTTGGAAGTTCAAATGCACATAAAACACTAAGAAAAAATCTTTTAGAAAGAAATGAACTAAAAGCAGTTATTTCTATGCCAAGTGGTGTGTTTAAACCTTATGCAGGAGTTTCAACTGCTGTATTAGTTTTTGTAAAAGGTGGAAAAACTGACAAAGTTTGGTTCTATGATATGGAGGCAGATGGGTATAGTTTAGATGATAAAAGAAATAAAATTGAAGCAAATGATATACCTGATATTTTAGAACAATATTCAAAAAAAGATAGTGAAGGTTATAAAAACACTAAAAAACACTTCTTTGTTGATATAAAAGATATTAAAGACAATGATTATGACTTATCAATCAACAGATATAAAACTATTGAATATGAAGAAGTTGAATATGCTCCAACAGAAGAAATTTTAGCTGAAATTGAGAGTTTATCAAGTGAAATTAATAGTGATTTGAGAGAGTTGAAAATACTTATTTAA
- a CDS encoding plasmid mobilization protein, whose product MRKFLKVGMNEELYNSLQFNANCLNITLSKYCREVLENGYIVKSNNDYGLVLYHLNKIGNNINQIARFTNANKSLDIQIYNLLLEIDDYLKELSNGNNSK is encoded by the coding sequence ATGAGAAAATTTTTAAAAGTTGGTATGAATGAAGAGTTGTATAACTCTTTACAATTTAATGCAAATTGTTTAAATATTACTCTTTCAAAATATTGTAGAGAAGTTTTAGAAAATGGCTACATAGTAAAATCAAACAATGATTATGGCTTAGTTCTGTATCACTTAAATAAAATTGGCAATAATATAAATCAAATAGCTAGATTTACCAATGCAAATAAAAGTTTAGATATACAAATATATAACTTACTTTTAGAAATTGATGACTATTTAAAGGAACTATCAAATGGTAATAACAGTAAATAG
- a CDS encoding relaxase/mobilization nuclease domain-containing protein — protein sequence MVITVNSGSGSLADYLVNGNNNKRDKEKVFILDGDLNLTKQISQNTKYKDKHFHIIVSLKNKYDNETATSIYEDFKEELLNAYRDDEVNISAVLHQDTNNTHFHCMIPKKNLLTNTKLDLYFDKRDRKRFELIRDYLDTKYNLQSPTNKNLKPIDKTNAITKNWKIDTSSIKTKKDKSQFEQELLNQINSNLHHFKTHTELLDYLKENINIEKFGYDYKNDKFYATIKHDSGSKQRVFSPLFNTGDLKYTLNENNEKIYEKFDFENYLYSSKKIDINSTNKLLKLRAKLDIENEKYKTHIEKRLTNSRQKALKKINNIETSISNEIIPISLEIDKNKVEPYPSFISQNKQFFKDLKLLIKSDISKIATKFFNFNELQRGKDFSLIKDSKNKNTFLIYKDKNHNYRYKNIFSKIEGDAIDFLLEAFYVPILTPLILKPIMKMVKDLKNIMGIISENLLNEILESLSKKLDTKKEVKKEKEPLFTPIFDLSPSRDLKPY from the coding sequence ATGGTAATAACAGTAAATAGTGGTAGTGGAAGTCTTGCAGATTATTTAGTAAATGGAAACAATAATAAAAGAGATAAAGAAAAAGTATTTATTCTTGATGGTGATTTAAATCTCACAAAACAAATTTCACAAAATACAAAATATAAAGATAAACATTTTCACATTATTGTTTCTCTAAAAAATAAATATGATAATGAAACAGCAACATCAATATATGAAGATTTTAAAGAAGAGTTATTAAATGCTTATAGAGATGATGAAGTAAATATTAGTGCAGTATTACACCAAGATACAAACAACACTCATTTTCATTGTATGATACCAAAGAAAAATCTTTTAACTAATACAAAATTAGATTTATACTTTGACAAAAGAGATAGAAAGAGATTTGAACTTATTAGAGATTATTTAGATACAAAATACAATTTACAATCACCTACAAATAAAAACCTAAAACCAATAGATAAAACAAATGCTATAACAAAAAATTGGAAAATTGACACAAGTTCAATTAAAACTAAAAAAGATAAATCACAATTTGAACAAGAACTATTAAATCAAATTAATAGTAATTTACACCATTTTAAAACTCATACAGAATTATTGGATTATTTAAAAGAGAATATCAACATTGAAAAGTTTGGATATGACTATAAAAATGACAAGTTCTATGCAACTATAAAACATGACTCAGGTTCTAAACAAAGGGTATTTAGTCCTTTATTTAATACTGGTGATTTAAAATACACTCTAAATGAAAACAATGAAAAGATATATGAGAAGTTTGATTTTGAAAACTATTTATATTCAAGTAAAAAAATTGATATTAACTCAACAAATAAATTATTGAAACTAAGAGCTAAACTTGACATTGAAAATGAAAAGTATAAAACACACATTGAAAAAAGACTTACTAATTCAAGACAAAAAGCACTAAAAAAAATTAACAATATTGAAACTTCAATATCTAATGAAATAATTCCTATTTCTCTTGAAATAGATAAAAATAAAGTTGAACCTTATCCAAGTTTTATTTCTCAAAATAAGCAGTTTTTTAAAGATTTAAAACTATTAATTAAATCTGACATTTCTAAAATTGCAACCAAGTTTTTTAATTTCAATGAACTTCAAAGAGGTAAAGATTTTTCACTAATTAAAGATTCAAAAAATAAAAATACTTTTTTAATATATAAAGATAAAAACCATAATTACAGATATAAAAATATATTTTCAAAAATTGAAGGTGATGCAATAGATTTTCTACTAGAAGCTTTTTATGTGCCAATTTTAACCCCTCTAATTTTAAAACCAATAATGAAAATGGTAAAAGATTTAAAGAATATTATGGGAATTATAAGTGAGAATCTATTAAATGAAATTTTGGAAAGTTTATCTAAAAAATTAGACACAAAAAAAGAAGTAAAAAAAGAGAAAGAACCCCTTTTTACTCCAATCTTTGATTTAAGTCCAAGTAGGGATTTGAAACCCTATTAA
- a CDS encoding replication initiation protein, with protein MNSKKLYKPRSLIFCKDNATQKERIIYNYLLYRLKLEKNVILKEKNEVEKIGYKYKGHYLKITFKELREHLKLTKKKDIIKMFDNLRQIDMNIQFLNESNLNIGRSNKTKFTAKLIGDIKEFNSEDGFFELTFSPIIIDLVINSKDYTTLFIEDLIKFKSKYSLIIYEILKSSYIPHFNNNQPLKMSLSDFKLLLNVENYNISNLKRRVLDVAKKDIQYLTDFLFEYKFFTGNVGKNYEYIELYFDAKNSYKRSSFILDKKVKNLTQNELIYLLKKELPQNLYIEQLNEEIKELQNALSLQTRKAEMAIDELDSNYQENFELPIEDFDNFDYEEINNELCF; from the coding sequence TTGAATAGTAAAAAACTTTACAAACCCAGAAGTCTTATTTTTTGTAAAGATAATGCAACTCAAAAAGAAAGAATTATCTATAACTACCTACTTTACAGATTAAAATTAGAAAAAAATGTGATTTTAAAAGAGAAAAATGAGGTTGAAAAAATAGGTTATAAATATAAAGGACATTATTTAAAAATTACCTTCAAAGAACTAAGAGAACATTTAAAACTTACCAAGAAAAAAGACATTATAAAAATGTTTGATAATTTAAGACAAATAGATATGAATATACAATTTTTAAATGAATCAAATTTGAATATTGGAAGAAGTAATAAGACTAAATTTACTGCAAAACTAATTGGAGATATTAAAGAGTTTAATAGTGAAGATGGTTTTTTTGAATTGACATTTTCTCCTATTATTATTGATTTAGTTATTAATAGTAAAGATTATACAACTTTATTTATTGAGGACTTAATCAAATTCAAATCTAAATATTCCCTAATCATTTATGAAATACTAAAATCTTCATATATACCTCATTTTAATAATAATCAACCATTAAAAATGAGCTTATCTGATTTTAAATTACTATTAAATGTTGAGAATTATAATATTTCTAATTTAAAAAGAAGAGTTTTAGATGTGGCAAAAAAAGATATACAATACTTGACAGATTTTTTGTTTGAATATAAATTTTTTACTGGCAATGTGGGTAAAAATTATGAATATATAGAATTATATTTTGATGCAAAGAATAGTTATAAAAGAAGTAGCTTTATTTTAGATAAAAAAGTTAAAAACTTAACTCAAAATGAATTGATTTATTTACTTAAAAAGGAATTACCTCAAAATCTATATATTGAACAATTGAATGAGGAAATTAAAGAACTTCAAAATGCTTTATCTCTACAAACAAGAAAAGCAGAAATGGCAATAGATGAGTTGGACTCTAATTATCAAGAAAATTTTGAATTACCTATTGAAGATTTTGATAACTTTGACTATGAAGAAATTAATAATGAATTATGTTTTTGA
- a CDS encoding HsdM family class I SAM-dependent methyltransferase — MTITNLAKRIKENLTTKDFTAVCFIAYFKLHLSKGMMLKRGISQNEIYKYINNEENSFNLKSVKNFEAHIRNELNELNNIYGFRFKSMVKSKWDNLGLSVVEEQLQTNKNGIQNIIEIIDKELQPLTIDSIFDLFEELNGSDRGLNDFFTPESISKFISKIVGTKKFGKNINIFDPTIGMGRLIYHSFMELKERYPNSNINIFGIDLNKRFVAISEALLNLVNNQNVFIEEGNTLKNDFGFPQMDICISNPPYEKGIEYTFVEYVKNLHCKSFLILPNAFTFHKNAEKIRKELMNRGLIKTIIQLPEKLFKNTNIQTIIVELDNDPLMKLEKLAIDNKLLFKKIDYSKDVKTQIKEFEEEVIKKECKENTKREINLLELRNKIANDLEKLSNSIKPILLDNEAS; from the coding sequence ATGACTATTACAAATTTAGCAAAAAGAATTAAAGAAAATTTAACAACAAAAGATTTTACAGCTGTGTGTTTCATAGCTTATTTTAAATTGCATCTATCTAAGGGTATGATGTTAAAAAGAGGTATTTCTCAAAATGAAATATATAAATATATCAACAATGAAGAAAATTCATTTAATTTAAAAAGTGTGAAAAACTTTGAAGCACATATTAGAAATGAGTTAAATGAACTAAATAATATTTATGGATTTAGATTTAAAAGTATGGTTAAATCTAAATGGGATAATTTAGGATTATCAGTTGTTGAAGAACAATTACAAACTAATAAAAATGGTATTCAAAATATTATAGAAATTATAGATAAAGAATTGCAACCTTTAACTATTGATTCTATTTTTGATTTGTTTGAAGAATTAAATGGTAGTGATAGAGGTTTAAATGATTTTTTTACTCCTGAATCTATCTCAAAATTTATTTCTAAAATTGTTGGAACTAAGAAGTTTGGCAAAAATATTAATATTTTTGACCCAACAATTGGAATGGGAAGATTAATATACCATTCATTTATGGAATTGAAAGAAAGATATCCAAATTCAAATATTAATATTTTTGGTATTGATTTAAACAAAAGATTTGTAGCAATTAGTGAAGCATTACTAAACCTTGTGAATAATCAAAATGTATTTATAGAAGAAGGTAATACTCTTAAAAATGACTTTGGTTTTCCTCAAATGGATATTTGTATTTCAAATCCTCCATATGAAAAAGGTATTGAATATACATTTGTAGAATATGTAAAAAACTTACATTGTAAATCATTTTTAATTTTACCTAATGCTTTTACTTTTCATAAAAACGCAGAAAAAATAAGAAAAGAATTGATGAATAGAGGTTTAATAAAAACAATTATTCAACTACCAGAAAAATTGTTTAAAAATACAAATATTCAAACAATAATAGTTGAATTAGATAATGACCCTCTAATGAAACTAGAAAAGTTAGCAATTGACAATAAACTATTATTTAAAAAAATTGATTATTCAAAAGATGTTAAAACTCAAATTAAAGAGTTTGAAGAAGAGGTTATAAAAAAAGAATGTAAAGAAAATACAAAAAGAGAAATAAATTTATTAGAGTTAAGAAATAAAATTGCAAATGATCTTGAAAAATTAAGTAATTCAATTAAACCAATTCTATTAGATAATGAAGCTTCTTAA